The following proteins come from a genomic window of Rutidosis leptorrhynchoides isolate AG116_Rl617_1_P2 chromosome 10, CSIRO_AGI_Rlap_v1, whole genome shotgun sequence:
- the LOC139870121 gene encoding uncharacterized protein, whose protein sequence is MTVRTNLTSKTHDAQLEALTQENIVIESLKGRDKQFVIRDDGTHYFANRIWVSKFSERRELVLDEAHKSRYSIHPGSDIMYQDLKALYWWPNLKVDIATYVDHLTKSAHFLSIKETDKMEKLTQVYLKEVVSIHSVPISLISDRDSRFTSRFWQTLQKAMGTRLDMSTTHLPLAELSYNNSYHINIKVAPFEMLYGRKCRSPLCWSELGDIQLAGPEIIYETTEKIVQIQERLRTGVVRFGKRGKLSPRYVGPFEITERVVPVAYILILPHELSEIHDMFHVSNLKKCLADENLIIPLEDIQDDTKLHFTEEPV, encoded by the exons ATGACCGTCCGTACGAATCTTACTTCTAAAACTCACGATGCACAACTCGAGGCTTTAACGCAAGAGAATATTGTTATTGAATCTCTCAAGGGCCGAGATAAACAGTTTGTCATTAGAGATGATGGAACTCACTACTTTGCTAATAGAATATGGGTATCGAAATTTAGCGAACGAAGGGAACTCGTGCTAGATGAGGCGCACAAGTCAAGATACTCcattcaccctggatccgacataatgtatcaagatcttaaggcactataCTGGTGGCCCAATCTGAAGGTCGATATTGCTACCTACGTTG ATCATctcactaaatctgctcattttctatcGATTAAGGAGACGGATAAGATGGAAAAGTTGACCCAAGTTTACCTAAAGGAAGTGGTTTCCATACATAGTGTGCCAATATCTCTTATTTCCGACCGCGATAGCAGGTTTACATCGAGATTTTGGCAAACATTGCAAAAGGCAATGGGAACTCGACTTGATATGAGTACaac acatctaccactGGCAGAAttatcgtacaacaatagttatcacataAATATTAAGGTTGCTCCTTTCGAGATGCTATACGGGAGGAAGTGCAGATCACCCTTATGCTGGAGTGAATTAGGGGATATTCAATTggcaggtcctgagattatttacGAGACTACAGAGAAAATTGTACAAATTCAAGAGAGGTTGAGAACA ggtgtagtaCGTTTCGGGAAACGGGGCAAGTTAAGTCCAAGGTACGTTGGACCATTCGAGATTACTGAACGGGTTGTACCAGTAGCTTATATATTGATTCTACCTCACGAGCTTAGTGAAATTCATGACATGtttcatgtgtcaaacttgaaaaagtgtttggcAGATGAGAATCTGATAATTCCTTTAGAAGATATACAAGATGACACTAAACTTCATTTCACGGAGGAACCTGTTTAG